The DNA segment TTGGCCATGGAAGAAATCAGCAAGGTAGATGCATCGGTATCCGTTATTATGTCGGTGAATAATTCCCTTGTTTGTCATGGACTTCAGGAATACGGCACCGAAGCACAAAAAGAAACATTTCTAAAACCACTCGCGCGGGGCGAAAAGATTGGTGCATTTCTGTTATCGGAGCCCGAAGCAGGTTCCGACGCCACATCACAACGTACGCTTGCCGAAGATAAAGGTGACTATTATCTGGTGAACGGCACCAAAAACTGGATTACCAATGCGAATTCGGCATCAACCTATATTCTGATTGCTCAAACCCATCCTGAAAAAAAGCACAAAGGCATCAATGCTCTTATTGTTGACCGCAATGCGCCCGGAATAACTCTCGGACCGCACGAAGATAAAATGGGAATGCGCAGCTCCGATACGCATTCGGTGATGTTTACCGATGTGAAAGTGCCCAAAGAAAACCGCATCGGTGACGACGGGTTCGGATTCTCTTTCGCAATGAAGATACTTGAAGGCGGTCGTATCGGGATTGCCGCGCAGGCACTCGGCATTGCTTCGGGCGCGCTTGAACTCGCCATCAAATATTCCAAAGAGCGCAAAGCATTTGGCACCGAAATATGCAACCATCAGGGTGTGGCATTCAAACTTGCCGATATGGCTGTACGTGTGGAAGCCGCTCGCTTTCTCGCACTCAAAGCCGCATGGCTTAAAGATAATCATCTGCCTTATGGAACAGCCAGCGCCATGGCAAAACTGTACTGCGCCGAAACCGCCATGTATGTGACTACCGAAGCCGTTCAGATACACGGAGGTTATGGTTACGTAAAAGAATACCACGTTGAACGCCTGATGCGCGAAGCCAAGCTAACACAGATATACGAAGGAACTTCCGAGATACAGAAAATAGTCATTGCACGAGCTCTGACGAAAGACTGAAAAATAGTCATAAGTCGTGAGTCGAGAGTCATGAGTCGTGAGTCGTGAGTCGTGAGTCGAGAGTCGAGAGTTGAGGCGAAGCCGAAATCCGTCTCCTGACGGATCGTGAGTCAAAATAAATCTTTGCGTCTCTGCGTCTTTGCGTGAGTTTATTAATGAGTCAATTTGAAAAATATCTGTCCGCCTATGGCGGATCGGGAGTCAAAGTATTTGATTTCTCAATGTCCTGAATTTCAATACGACTTCATCATTCCGAAAAATGATTATTTTTGTGGCTTCAATGAACCATAAAAAATCAGAATGATGAAAATTCTTGTTTGCATGAGCAATGTTCCGGACACGACGACAAAAATCCGGTTCGCTGCTGAAAACAAAAGTATTGACACTACCGGAGTACAGTGGATTATCAATCCATGGGATGAGCTTGCACTTACACGCATGCTCGATCTGAAAGACGCCAATGCAGGCCTCATCGAAAGTATTACGGTTATGAATGTGGGACTGAAAGACACTGAGCCGACCATGCGTAAAGCATTGGCAATAGGTGCCGATAAAGGAATCCGCATCAACGCGGAACCCAAAGATGCCTATTATACGGCAGCACAAATGGCCGAAGCCATAAAAGCAGAACCCTTTGACCTTATCCTTTGTGGTATAGAATCGAGCGATTTCAACGGATGCTCCGTTGGTAGTATGCTTGCCGAATTTCTTGATATGCCTTCGGTTTCTTCAGTTTCAGGACTTAGTATAGAAAACGGACAGATTAAACTGAACCGTGAAATTGACGGTGGTACCGAGCATGTAGAATCAGCCCTTCCTTTTATTGCCATTGTGCAGAAAGGAATCGCCATTGAACCACGCATCCCCGCTATGCGAGGCATCATGCAGGCACGCACCAAACCACTTGCCATTGTTGAACCCAAAGAAATGGATGCGCTTACAGAAAATCTGGTATATGAACTTCCATCAGCAAAAGCAGCGTGTAAGATGATTGACCCTGAAAACATAGGCGAGCTGGTTAACCTGCTGCACAACGAGGCCAAAGTAATTTAATTTTTTTTGAACGTAAATCAACAACAATATGTCAGTTTTAATTTATACAGAGAACTGGGACGGTAAATTCAAGAAACTCAGTTTCGAGCTTATCTCTTACGGAAGTGCTATTGCAAAAATGCTTGGTACAAAAGCGGTGGTATTGTCGATAGGCAGCGTTCCGGAAGAAGAACTTAAGAAAGCAGGCGCGTATGGCGCATCAAAAATACTCAGCGCACAGGATGCAAAACTCATGGCATTAGACAATCAGGTGTATGCTTCTGTTATTGCACAGGCAGCAGAAAAAGAGCAGGCACAGGTAATTGTATTTGCCGGAAACAACACAGGTAAGGCAATAGCGCCCAGAGTTTCGGTAAAACTCAAAGCAGGACTTGTTGCAGGTGTTATGGGTCTTCCTAATAGTGCCGACCCGTTTGTGGTCCGCAAAAAGGTATTCACAGCCAAAGCATTTTCGGATGTAGTGATAAAATCGCCGGTACGTATTCTCACGCTTGCACAAAACTCATTCGGTATTGTTGAAGAAGCAGCAGATTGCCCCATTGAAGCATTCACACCTGCTTTGAAAGACACCGATTTTGGTACAGTTGTAAAAGACGTAAATAAAATTCAGGGCACCATTTTACTGACCGACGCAGAGATTGTGGTATCGGGCGGACGTGGCATGAAAAGCGCTGACAACTGGGCGCCTATTGAAGAGCTTGCCGGATTGCTCGGAGCAGCAACCGCCTGTTCGCGTCCCGTTTCCGACGAAGGCTGGAGACCTCATTCGGAGCATGTAGGTCAGACCGGAAAAGTTATTGCACCGACTCTGTATTTTGCCTTAGGTATATCAGGAGCCATACAGCATCTGGGCGGCATCAGTTCATCTAAATACATTGTTGCTATTAATAAAGATAAAGACGCACCTATATTTGAAACCGCCAATTACGGTGTACTCGGCGATTTACAAACAGTGTTGCCATCGCTTATCGCGGAGGTTAAAAAATTAAAAGAAGCGCAATAAATCCGCAAGGACGCATGACACAAAAAATAAAACACCACAAATAACCAAAAAATGCTGCAGGATGAAATAGACTGCGGCATTTTTTCTGAATACACAGAATGATAAAATACGAAAAATTTATACTTGAAAACGGATTGCGGGTCATTGTACATCCCGACAACTCCACTCCTATTGCCGCAGTTAACATTATTTACAATGTGGGTGCAAAAGATGAGCATCCCGATAAAACAGGTTTTGCACATTTATTCGAACACCTGATGTTTGGCGGCTCGGCGAATATTCCGGATTATGATATGCCGCTTCAAAAAGCAGGCGGCGAGAATAATGCCTTCACCAATAACGATTTTACCAATTATTACATTTCGTTACCGTATCAGAACCTCGAAACAGCCTTCTGGCTGGAGAGCGACCGTATGCTCAACCTCGCCTTCTCAGAGAAAAGCCTCGACGTTCAGCGTAATGTGGTGATGGAAGAATACAAACAGCACTACCTGAACCAGCCTTATGGCGACTACTGGCTGCTGCTGCGTCCGCTTGTTTATAAAGTACATCCTTACCAATGGGCTACCATCGGCAAAGACATTTCGCATATTGCCAATGCGGTGATGGATGATGTCCGCAATTTCTATCAGCGGTTTTACAATCCTTGCAATGCTATTTTATGCGTTGCCGGTAATGTGAGTGTTTCTCAGGTAAAACGGCTCGCCAAAAAGTGGTTCGGGCCTATTCCTTCGGGAACGCCTTACCTGCGCAATCTGCCGGCTGAACCTGTGCAGACGGAAGGCCGCTCACTGATTGTTGAACGCGACGTTCCTTTTGATGTTATTACACTTGCCTACCATATGGGCGGACGGCTTCACGGCGATTATTATACCGCCGACCTGCTTTCTGATGTGCTCTCGTCGGGCGATTCATCACGACTGTATCAATCGCTTGTTAAAAACAAACGCTTGTTTACTGAAATGGATGCGTATATTTCAGGCGATATTGACAACGGACTCTTTATGTTTTACGGGAAACCTGTCGCCGGTGTAAGCCTGGAACAAGCTCAGGAAGCCATCATCCAAGAAATTGAACTTGTAAAAATAACCCCTCCCGGTAAGGAAGAAATGGAAAAAGTTCAGAACCGTGCCGAGTCAGGTCTTGAGTTTTCAAACTTAAGCGTATTGAACAAAGCCATGAAACTTTCGATGGCTGAATTGTTAGGCGATATTGAACTGGCAAATGATGAAATCAGCCGCTTCAGAGCTGTAAAGAGCAGCGACTGTACAGAGTTTGCCCGACGAATATTTTCAGCGTCCAATTGTTCAACGCTTTTTTACAAAGCAAAATAACTCAGGCATCAAACAACTAAATCCGGAGTTTAAGCGTCTTTGAAATAATCAACAGCAAGACAATAACATAATTTAATCTTGAAAAAAACGTTCGCAATAAAGTACTTATAATTTACTCATGCCCACTACCACGCTTAACAGAACTAAAGCTCCCCGAAAAAAGAACACCGAACTCAGCGGTTTGCTCATTCCCGAATTGCACAAACTGGATAATGGAATTCCTGTTTATATTATCAATGGCGGCACACAGGATGTAATGCGGTTAGAATTTGTTTTTAAAGCAGGTTCCGCCTGTCAGCGGCATCCGCTTGAATCGTGGTTTGCAGTAAAAATGCTTAACGACGGAACAGAAAATTATACGGCCGAGCAAATCTCAGGCTTACTTGAATATTATGGCGCATACATCGGTGCCATTCCACAAAAAGACAATGTAACCGTATCACTGAGCCTGCTCAGCAAGCATCTTGAAAAAGTATTCCCTATACTCGAAGAGGTTATTAAAAAGCCCGTTTTTCCTGAGAAAGAGTTCAATATTCTGATAGAACAAAGCCGGCAAAAATATATTGACGACCAGCAGCGGGTAAGTGAAATAGCGGCACAAAAGTTTAACAGAGCCATTTTCGGAGAACACCATCCTTACGGGAAAATATTGAATCTCGAAGATTTTTCATTATTCAACAGAGAATGGCTGCATCAATTTCATCGGGCAAAATATTCGTATGATAACGTTTGTATTGTTGTTGCCGGAAAAATCCCCGAAAACTGCTTCAAACTGCTGAACCAATATTTCGGAAAAGACGGCTGGAACAAAAATAGTGTTGAGCCGGTCGCATCCAATTTCGATATTCAAACAGTTCCCGGAAAATATCTGTTTCCTAAGGAAGATGTATTTCAATCGGCTATCAGAATAGGCAAAGCAACCGTAACAATGACCCATCCCGATTTTCCTAAATTACAATTGCTGAATACCGTGTTTGGCGGATATTTCGGCTCACGCCTGATGTCAAACATTCGTGAAGATAAAGGTTATACATATGGAATTTACAGCGCTCTGGTTAATATGAACATGGCAGGATTGTTTTTTATTACCAGCGAAGTTGCTGCCGATTCAACCACCCGGGCACTCGATGAGGTATACAAAGAACTGAAAAAACTTCGCTCAACAGACATCCCCAAGGCAGAGTTGAGCCTTGTGCGTAACTATATGACCGGTCACCTGCAGCGCACCCTTGACGGTCCATTTTATACTGCAGACCGTTTTAAAAGCGTGCTGGATGCAGGGCTTGACTTTAAAGACTATATTGCAAATTATGTTAAGATAATTTCTGAAACAGGTAAGGATGAATTAAAATCGCTGGCGTCAGCTTACTTCGATGAGAGTACAATGACTGAAGTGGTTGCAGGTAAAAAGAATCAAACTTGATTTTAGGTAATCAAAAGTGTTATATTTGTGATTAAATACTGATTATCAGTTAATAGTATGTTAAAGAAAATAGTCGTTATTTTCCTTTTTTCAGTGTTATGGGCATCTACGCTCAGTGCATCACATTATATGGGTGGCGAAATCACCTGGCAATGCCTTCAAAACGGGAAGTTTCGTTTTATCATGAAGCTTTACCGCGAATGTGGCGGCGGAATTCCTTACGGCAACACTGAAACAATCACCGTTACAGGTTGTCCGGCTATTAGTAGTATTAGTATGAATCTGTTTCCGGGCGCAAATTCGCTTGATGGTGCCGACGGTCTCGTGGATGGGCGTACCGATATTTCGCCCAATTGCTGGAATCCTTCGCAGGAGATTACCTGTATGAATACAAGCACACCGAATAGCGGCGCCATTGAGGAATGGTATTATACATCTGATGCCGCCTATCCTAACGGTGTTCAGATAAGTGGTGTTCCCCCTGCCTCGGGATGGATTTTCTCGCATTCGGGCTGCTGCCGCAATAACAGTGCGAATATGGTTAATGCAACCAGTTGCAACTGGTTCCTAAGAGCAATTATGTATCCCATGAACGGTGCGAATACCAATCCGTGTTATGATTCAAGTCCGGTGTTTGCGGAAGTACCGTCAACCGTAATTTGTACCGGGTATCCTTTTAAATATAATCACAATGCTACCGACCCTGATCTGGATTCGCTGGCGTTTGGGTGGGCGCCCGCACTTCAGGATCCAACAATACCTATGGTTTACCAGGGTGGTTATTCATTCAACAGCCCGTTGCCGGGTCCATCTCTAAATCCCTCGAATGTTCCGGCAACAATGAATCCGTTTACCGGAGAAATTTCTTATACCTCATATACACAAGGTGCTTTCGTTACTGTTACCAAAGTAACGGCCTACCGCTGCGGTATTAAAATAGCCGAGATATTCAGGGAAATGCAGATTGTACTACTGCAGTGTTCCAACGCCAATCCGCCGCCATCCATTCCCGGAGCATTCTACAACCCCATAACCGGTCTGTATGACCTTTATACTGACACGGTCTATGCCGGCGATGTAGTAGATTTTGATATTAACTCCATGGATTTGGGCGTGCTTCCGAATGGAAATCCGGTTACCATTACTCTTCAGGCTTCGGGGCAGGATTTCGGGGCAGGATTTACTGACCCGAATTCAGGATGCCTGCGACCGCCGTGTGCAACGCTTAATCCGGCGCCACCTATATCGGCCATGGTGGCACTGGCAACACATTTTCACTGGCAGACCAGCTGTAACCATATTACACAGCCGGCTCCGACAGGTTCGGGACCAACAGCAGGCTGCGCAACGCTGTATAATATTCACAACTTTGTTATTAAAGTCTTTGACAATTATTGCCCGGCACCGGGCATAAGTATAGCAACCATCAGCATTGTTGTTTTGCCAAAGCCGGTACTCAAGGCGCCTGATCTGAGATGTATTGCTGTTGACACAAGCGGTAAAATAACCCTTTCGTGGGTAATACCGCCAGATCCTCACCATGCATTTGACAGCTATCATATTTACCGTTCGTCCAGCCCCACAGGACCATTCACCGAAATTGACAGCATCTTTACTTATAGCCAGACATCATATATTGATGTGGGTGTTAACGGTAACAATGCGCCCTATTATTATGCGCTTAAATCACGTTCGGGCTGCGGTGGTCTGTGGTATTCCACGGCGGGCGACACCCTCGCCTCTATGTTGCTCGACGTTACTGCCGTAGGAAGCGGACAGGTGGCACATTTGCAATGGAACCCAATGAGTACGCCACTTCTACCAACAAGTAATGGTGTTTATGAAGTTCATCGTGAATTTCCCATAGGCAATTGGACCATGATAGACACAACCACGTCAACAAGCTACTTTGACACAGTGAATATCTGCAACGCTTTTGTAAATTACAGGATAGAAGTAAAAGACAGTTCGGGCTGCACCTCTGTTTCATCAATAGACGGTGACAACCTCCACGACGGCACACCGCCGGCCATGCCGGTTCTTGATACGGTAAGCGTGGATATTGCATCGGGCAAAACGGTATTGGGTTGGGACGCCAGCACTTCGCCCGACACGCGGAAATATTATATTTATCAGCAAATTGGCGGGCCGTGGCAACTCATTGATTCAGTATTCGGTATCAATAATACGTCCTATACCAATCTGGCATCAAATCCTTTTGCCGGTTCGGAAACCTACAGCATAGCTGCAGTAGACAGTTGCGATAAGCTCAGCGCGATGGGACTTAGCCACAGCACTATTTTTCTTCAACCGCCCACACTTGATGCCTGTGCCGACCGCATTGCGTTGAGCTGGTCATCGTATATCAACATGGATCCGCCCTTGAGCGGCTATCGCATTTACATGAGCGAAAACAGTGCACCCTATGTGTTAATTGGAACAACTGACAGCCTTACCACTTATTTTGAACATCACGGATTTACCGAAAACTCTAATTATTGTTATTATATTCAAGCATACAGCGCCGACATGTCGCGGACGTCCACCTCTAATTTTCAGTGTGTAATCGCGACCAAGCCCAATCAACCGAAGTACGTGTATATGCGGTATGCCACAGTAGTAAACAATGAGCATGCCCGTATCGGCTTCTTTGTTGATTCCACAGCCTATGTCACGGCATATAAAATTTTAAGGTCGGAAGACGGTATTACCTTCGACACCATTGATGT comes from the Bacteroidota bacterium genome and includes:
- a CDS encoding acyl-CoA dehydrogenase family protein, whose product is MEFNFTEEQLMIQQAARDLAQRELITDVIERDAKAIFPAAHVKRLAELGFLGMLVDPKYDGGGMDAVSYVLAMEEISKVDASVSVIMSVNNSLVCHGLQEYGTEAQKETFLKPLARGEKIGAFLLSEPEAGSDATSQRTLAEDKGDYYLVNGTKNWITNANSASTYILIAQTHPEKKHKGINALIVDRNAPGITLGPHEDKMGMRSSDTHSVMFTDVKVPKENRIGDDGFGFSFAMKILEGGRIGIAAQALGIASGALELAIKYSKERKAFGTEICNHQGVAFKLADMAVRVEAARFLALKAAWLKDNHLPYGTASAMAKLYCAETAMYVTTEAVQIHGGYGYVKEYHVERLMREAKLTQIYEGTSEIQKIVIARALTKD
- a CDS encoding electron transfer flavoprotein subunit beta/FixA family protein; translated protein: MKILVCMSNVPDTTTKIRFAAENKSIDTTGVQWIINPWDELALTRMLDLKDANAGLIESITVMNVGLKDTEPTMRKALAIGADKGIRINAEPKDAYYTAAQMAEAIKAEPFDLILCGIESSDFNGCSVGSMLAEFLDMPSVSSVSGLSIENGQIKLNREIDGGTEHVESALPFIAIVQKGIAIEPRIPAMRGIMQARTKPLAIVEPKEMDALTENLVYELPSAKAACKMIDPENIGELVNLLHNEAKVI
- a CDS encoding electron transfer flavoprotein subunit alpha/FixB family protein; translated protein: MSVLIYTENWDGKFKKLSFELISYGSAIAKMLGTKAVVLSIGSVPEEELKKAGAYGASKILSAQDAKLMALDNQVYASVIAQAAEKEQAQVIVFAGNNTGKAIAPRVSVKLKAGLVAGVMGLPNSADPFVVRKKVFTAKAFSDVVIKSPVRILTLAQNSFGIVEEAADCPIEAFTPALKDTDFGTVVKDVNKIQGTILLTDAEIVVSGGRGMKSADNWAPIEELAGLLGAATACSRPVSDEGWRPHSEHVGQTGKVIAPTLYFALGISGAIQHLGGISSSKYIVAINKDKDAPIFETANYGVLGDLQTVLPSLIAEVKKLKEAQ
- a CDS encoding pitrilysin family protein; translated protein: MIKYEKFILENGLRVIVHPDNSTPIAAVNIIYNVGAKDEHPDKTGFAHLFEHLMFGGSANIPDYDMPLQKAGGENNAFTNNDFTNYYISLPYQNLETAFWLESDRMLNLAFSEKSLDVQRNVVMEEYKQHYLNQPYGDYWLLLRPLVYKVHPYQWATIGKDISHIANAVMDDVRNFYQRFYNPCNAILCVAGNVSVSQVKRLAKKWFGPIPSGTPYLRNLPAEPVQTEGRSLIVERDVPFDVITLAYHMGGRLHGDYYTADLLSDVLSSGDSSRLYQSLVKNKRLFTEMDAYISGDIDNGLFMFYGKPVAGVSLEQAQEAIIQEIELVKITPPGKEEMEKVQNRAESGLEFSNLSVLNKAMKLSMAELLGDIELANDEISRFRAVKSSDCTEFARRIFSASNCSTLFYKAK
- a CDS encoding pitrilysin family protein → MPTTTLNRTKAPRKKNTELSGLLIPELHKLDNGIPVYIINGGTQDVMRLEFVFKAGSACQRHPLESWFAVKMLNDGTENYTAEQISGLLEYYGAYIGAIPQKDNVTVSLSLLSKHLEKVFPILEEVIKKPVFPEKEFNILIEQSRQKYIDDQQRVSEIAAQKFNRAIFGEHHPYGKILNLEDFSLFNREWLHQFHRAKYSYDNVCIVVAGKIPENCFKLLNQYFGKDGWNKNSVEPVASNFDIQTVPGKYLFPKEDVFQSAIRIGKATVTMTHPDFPKLQLLNTVFGGYFGSRLMSNIREDKGYTYGIYSALVNMNMAGLFFITSEVAADSTTRALDEVYKELKKLRSTDIPKAELSLVRNYMTGHLQRTLDGPFYTADRFKSVLDAGLDFKDYIANYVKIISETGKDELKSLASAYFDESTMTEVVAGKKNQT
- a CDS encoding gliding motility-associated C-terminal domain-containing protein, whose translation is MLKKIVVIFLFSVLWASTLSASHYMGGEITWQCLQNGKFRFIMKLYRECGGGIPYGNTETITVTGCPAISSISMNLFPGANSLDGADGLVDGRTDISPNCWNPSQEITCMNTSTPNSGAIEEWYYTSDAAYPNGVQISGVPPASGWIFSHSGCCRNNSANMVNATSCNWFLRAIMYPMNGANTNPCYDSSPVFAEVPSTVICTGYPFKYNHNATDPDLDSLAFGWAPALQDPTIPMVYQGGYSFNSPLPGPSLNPSNVPATMNPFTGEISYTSYTQGAFVTVTKVTAYRCGIKIAEIFREMQIVLLQCSNANPPPSIPGAFYNPITGLYDLYTDTVYAGDVVDFDINSMDLGVLPNGNPVTITLQASGQDFGAGFTDPNSGCLRPPCATLNPAPPISAMVALATHFHWQTSCNHITQPAPTGSGPTAGCATLYNIHNFVIKVFDNYCPAPGISIATISIVVLPKPVLKAPDLRCIAVDTSGKITLSWVIPPDPHHAFDSYHIYRSSSPTGPFTEIDSIFTYSQTSYIDVGVNGNNAPYYYALKSRSGCGGLWYSTAGDTLASMLLDVTAVGSGQVAHLQWNPMSTPLLPTSNGVYEVHREFPIGNWTMIDTTTSTSYFDTVNICNAFVNYRIEVKDSSGCTSVSSIDGDNLHDGTPPAMPVLDTVSVDIASGKTVLGWDASTSPDTRKYYIYQQIGGPWQLIDSVFGINNTSYTNLASNPFAGSETYSIAAVDSCDKLSAMGLSHSTIFLQPPTLDACADRIALSWSSYINMDPPLSGYRIYMSENSAPYVLIGTTDSLTTYFEHHGFTENSNYCYYIQAYSADMSRTSTSNFQCVIATKPNQPKYVYMRYATVVNNEHARIGFFVDSTAYVTAYKILRSEDGITFDTIDVVYPSTNKANVSYTDVNAEVQKKSYFYKVVIVDSCNLNILTSNTGRTIYLDGYMQSYLLNYLSWNIYEDRYASEYKLFREVENFESVRPIATFVWNETNYADDVNNYTESEGRFTYFIQAHLYDLYMGMYPFSDTVLSNEVLILQEPRLYVPTAFVPDGYNSIFKPIGVFADTEDYYFTVYNRWGQKVFETTDIHEGWDGKFNGSKAPLSVYAYYVRIKDATGKYIEKNGTVTLIR